The following proteins come from a genomic window of Diprion similis isolate iyDipSimi1 chromosome 8, iyDipSimi1.1, whole genome shotgun sequence:
- the LOC124409446 gene encoding G patch domain-containing protein 4, whose protein sequence is MANFAKAQLLKYGWTEGKGLGKNESGISEPIKPKLKFDHAGIGHDSAEQFTYHWWENVFNEAAKNISVESNDQGISMKVIDEDTVDITTKKSSLKALKKNHKLQYGNFLKTSTLLNDGKVMEENTPHINIATNDKKMNHVELTDEDLFKACGGRTAHKGARHGLTLNGKLARIAEQEKQLLAKMKLIKAEKAALSSSLAQVVGDTCNFETVKSKRHAKSKKKTAKTRPESVMIADNLVNGTGPQPSCSYTKCPDAEENLDASISNCKKKRTKGNKRKSSDILEESTKLDIDVIKDQCIWPDIIESNQSVLNDDANAIEQDDELVIPPITEQPRLHIKSKKGRKKERRKINDLTEQLDTACMIDESIRVSRKRKGDSREIVKDILSTILEQYSPTAKKCKKIHKQDNASDEAIEADKLNSRIFKRKKNAHQRKEKHKLERITKKLMSVDLGKKS, encoded by the exons ATGGCAAATTTTGCCAAGGCACAGCTCTTGAAATATGGATGGACAGAAG GCAAAGGacttggaaaaaatgaaagcgGCATTTCAGAACCTATAAAACCCAAGTTAAAATTTGATCATGCAGGTATAGGTCATGATTCAGCAGAACAATTCACATATCACTGGTGGGAAAATGTGTTTAATGAAGCAGCCAAAAACATATCAGTTGAATCAAATGATCAAGGGATTTCAATGAAGGTCATTGATGAAGATACAGTTGATATaactacaaaaaaatcaagcctcaaagctttgaaaaaaaatcacaagctCCAGTATGGAAATTTCTTGAAGACTTCTACCCTCTTGAATGATGGGAAGGTAATGGAAGAGAACACACCACATATAAACATAGCCACCAATGACAAGAAAATGAATCACGTCGAATTAACGGATGAAGATTTGTTTAAAGCTTGTGGAGGAAGAACAGCACACAAAGGTGCAAGACATGGGTTAACATTAAATGGAAAATTGGCACGAATTGCAGAGCAAGAAAAGCAGCTGCTAGCAAAAATGAAACTCATCAAAGCAGAGAAAGCTGCCTTGAGTTCTAGTCTTGCGCAAGTGGTAGGGGACACTTGTAACTTTGAAACAGTGAAGTCTAAACGGCATgccaaaagtaaaaaaaaaacagcaaaaactCGTCCTGAATCAGTGATGATTGCTGATAATCTGGTAAATGGTACAGGGCCACAGCCAAGCTGTTCCTACACTAAATGTCCCGATGCTGAGGAGAATTTAGAtgcatcaatttcaaattgtaaaaaaaagaggacTAAAGGGAATAAACGAAAGTCATCGGATATTCTTGAAGAGTCAACGAAACTTGATATAGACGTTATTAAAGATCAATGTATATGGCCAGATATTATTGAGTCAAATCAGTCGGTGCTGAATGATGATGCAAATGCCATTGAACAAGATGACGAACTTGTGATTCCACCAATAACTGAACAGCCGAGACTGcatataaaatcgaaaaagggtcgaaaaaaagaaagaagaaaaattaacgaccTGACAGAACAACTGGACACCGCCTGTATGATCGATGAATCCATAAGAGTATCCAGAAAACGAAAAGGGGACAGTCGAGAAATCGTTAAAGATATACTGTCAACTATTCTTGAACAATATAGTCCTACAgccaaaaaatgcaaaaaaatacaTAAGCAGGATAATGCTAGTGATGAGGCAATCGAAGCAGATAAATTAAATAGCAGAattttcaagagaaaaaaaaatgcgcacCAACGTAAAGAGAAGCACAAATTAGAGCGTATTACAAAAAAGTTAATGTCAGTTGATTTGGGGAAGAAATCTTAA
- the LOC124409442 gene encoding uncharacterized protein LOC124409442 isoform X1, giving the protein MMNCTPKIELVPKLSPPSSTTQNNSQTLESVQLRAAYSHVRVGTYSAEPPQMCKNRPPIIDTSQKCKKNTGPILRLLKRRQTSTYFSTKSCDNIYAVNKSSNSLDWHLGKSVNHQGFRASQSNSLDWRIGRTVTSCSNQLESQGATRSAEQLSGSIPSTPGNLQATSSAKSKLVSLLRRLSPRLSRPSKNSIQSSPIICPWVQVEYSTKSADDDIRDDSQESDASFQQELEMNELRKKIAEHCVQICISPTSGASAACAEAQPASYPSIRIEGPENQCTSHNSGVVDNARGNHRNTVVHSEVAGLESETSREDCAGEVVPGGGNTRTTLRLRPLSLAVQPLHYHQLSSEVTTNQHLNMTSQESIGSCSLDVDTSASDRSDTAVGSISDKTLHSLSFSCNGELTPSPDILPNGKEESIQQINFDANKENISNIHHDSSEPEQLTAKKPSYLGLACSISGYSGITRYDSKLREGFRSRDTSPGSRLITRDTSPAGFRSSENLSLPSHPPSKSLSISPLAMERQNGFSNGVREEYKIHTFVESRNTVSTCESFSEVDKGVPLHTTFADISPVHGNLDISPIKKSPGMVRVVAFSQQNKSFMSNVNDSSPKSTSFNVTNTSMTEISMTNGSSVETENHTFNSSFSSEKSFIQQRVERLYGPGALAQGFFFKRSPSKLNTSDCFLNKSLNNNNDVSTDDIKEEESLKSLPVLRHLRPEFRAQLPVVSPRKPTDGSEQVIKSLQRVTSSVQRNEQKSKAVSSTIDLNKCTARNESIATTKPSMISVTNIPDHQPAALEVVLPVLEPSASSHNIAKHIQETEKAAEEKDGHYFIAILKAETERLLSLAASAEAELAGGDPSVLPEEAAGKLRSAAGKARLLATQKMQQFEGLCQKNINQIPGEEFPTTNEDLAGFWDMVMLQVIQVNELFDQIRRLKDSQWKEVIPDSKAITSLPQNGNTTKRRVNVMKQAKSTVNSEANRKAREAREQARRQMIEERRRAMRSQAQNKDHSDADSVKIFVPET; this is encoded by the exons atgatgaactgcactccaaaaatcgagctAGTTCCCAAACTTTCCCCGCCATCATCTACTACACAAAATAATTCTCAGACTTTGGAGAGTGTCCAATTAAGGGCAGCGTATAGTCACGTTAGAGTCGGAACTTACAGTGCTGAACCTCCTCAAATGTGCAAGAACCGTCCACCGATTATTGATACATCACAGAAGTGTAAAAA AAACACTGGTCCAATTTTGCGCCTATTGAAACGGCGTCAAACTTCTACCTACTTCTCAACGAAGTCTTGTGATAATATTTATGCTGTGAATAAAAGTTCTAATTCTCTGGATTGGCATCTTGGAAAATCTGTTAATCACCAAG GGTTCAGAGCTTCTCAAAGTAACAGCTTAGACTGGAGAATCGGAAGAACTGTTACTTCATGTTCGAATCAACTGGAATCTCAAGGCGCGACTCGTAGTGCTGAGCAACTGTCAGGAAGTATTCCTTCAACACCTGGAAATTTGCAAGCAACTTCAAGTGCTAa atCAAAGCTCGTTTCTTTATTGAGACGTCTTTCACCTCGCCTCTCAAGACCCagtaaaaattcaatacaATCATCCCCCATTATCTGCCCATGGGTTCAAGTTGAGTACTCTACAAAATCAGCCGATGATGATATAAGAGATGACTCGCAAGAAAGCGATGCAAGCTTTCAGCAGGAATTAGAAATGAACGAGcttagaaagaaaattgctGAACACTGTGTACAGATTTGTATCTCAccg ACATCTGGGGCAAGTGCTGCTTGTGCCGAAGCTCAACCGGCGTCTTATCCTAGCATTCGTATTGAAGGACCAGAAAACCAATGTACGTCTCATAACTCAGGAGT TGTTGACAACGCTCGTGGAAACCATCGTAACACAGTGGTTCACAGTGAAGTGGCAGGTCTGGAAAGTGAAACATCGAGGGAAGACTGTGCCGGTGAAGTGGTGCCAGGCGGAGGAAACACCAGGACCACCCTTCGCCTTAGGCCACTGTCCCTCGCAGTTCAGCCCTTGCATTATCATCAACTCAGCTCTGAGGTCACCACCAATCAACATCTCAATATGACCAGTCAAGAGAGTATTGGCAGTTGTAGTCTCGACGTGGATACTTCTGCATCTGACCGATCAG aTACTGCAGTAGGTTCTATCTCTGATAAAACCTTACACAGTCTGAGCTTCTCTTGTAACGGTGAACTCACTCCGTCTCCTGACATCTTACCAAACGGTAAAGAGGAATCAATACagcaaataaattttgacgCAAACAAAGAAAACATAAGTAATATTCACCATGACAGCTCAGAACCAGAACAgctgacagccaaaaaaccatcTTACTTGGGTCTTGCCTGTAGCATAAGTGGTTATTCTGGTATCACAAGATACGATAGCAAATTACGAGAAGGATTCAGATCTCGAGATACGAGTCCTGGCAGCAGACTCATAACACGGGATACAAGTCCTGCAGGCTTCAG ATCCAGTGAAAACCTGAGCTTACCAAGTCATCCGCCGTCGAAAAGTTTGTCAATTTCTCCACTCGCAATGGAGCGTCAAAATGGTTTCTCCAATGGTGTCAGGGAAGAATATAAGATCCATACGTTCGTTGAGTCTAGAAATACTGTAAGCACCTGTGAAAGCTTTAGTGAAGTTGACAAAGGCGTACCTTTGCACACAACATTCGCTGATATAAGCCCAGTACACGGTAATCTGGACATATCACCCATAAAAAAAAGCCCAGGAATGGTCAGAGTCGTCGCATTTAGtcaacaaaataaaagtttcatgTCAAATGTTAACGATTCTTCACCAAAGTCCACGAGTTTCAATG TTACAAATACTTCAATGACAGAGATAAGCATGACTAATGGTTCATCTGTGGAAACAGAAAATCATACATTCAATTCATCATTTAGTAGTGAAAAGTCTTTCATCCAACAAAGAGTGGAACGATTATATGGACCTGGTGCGCTGGCGCAaggatttttcttcaaacgaaGTCCCAGTAAATTGAATACCAGTGATTGCTTCTTAAATAAGTCGttgaataataacaacgatgtTTCAACCGATGACATCAAGGAGGAAGAATCATTGAAATCTCTTCCAGTTTTAAGACATCTTAGACCAGAATTCCGGGCGCAATTACCAGTTGTTAGCCCTAGGAAGCCGACTGATGGTAGTGAACAAGTAATCAAATCGTTACAAAG AGTAACTTCGTCCGTTCAAAGAAATGAGCAGAAAAGTAAAGCTGTCTCAAGTACGATAGATCTGAATAAATGTACAGCCAGAAATGAATCTATTGCCACCACGAAGCCAAGTATGATCAGCGTAACAAATATCCCTGACCATCAGCCAGCTGCGTTGGAAGTAGTCCTACCTGTTTTGGAGCCGAGCGCAAGTTCACATAATATAGCAAAGCATATTCAAGAGACGGAAAAGGCAGCTGAAGAGAAAGATGGTCATTATTTTATAGCG ATATTAAAAGCAGAAACAGAAAGGTTATTGTCTTTAGCAGCATCTGCAGAAGCTGAACTGGCAGGTGGTGATCCAAGTGTACTTCCTGAGGAGGCAGCTGGAAAGTTGAGATCAGCTGCCGGCAAAGCTAGACTATTAGCGACTCAAAAGATGCAACAATTTGAGGGACTCTGCCAAAAGAATATT aaCCAAATACCTGGGGAAGAATTCCCAACCACCAACGAAGACTTAGCAGGCTTCTGGGATATGGTGATGCTACAAGTTATTCAAGTCAATGAACTTTTCGATCAAATTCGAAGACTGAAAGATTCGCAGTGGAAAGaa gttATTCCAGATTCTAAGGCTATTACATCCTTACCTCAAAATGGGAACACCACGAAACGTCGTGTCAATGTCATGAAACAAGCAAAATCAACTGTAAATAGTGAAGCGAATCGCAAAGCTCGGGAAGCTCGCGAACAAGCCAGACGGCAAATGATAGAAGAAAGAAGACGAGCAATGCGTTCGCAGGCCCAGAATAAGGATCATAGTGATGCGGAttctgtcaaaattttcgttcctGAAACGTAA
- the LOC124409442 gene encoding uncharacterized protein LOC124409442 isoform X2 yields the protein MMNCTPKIELVPKLSPPSSTTQNNSQTLESVQLRAAYSHVRVGTYSAEPPQMCKNRPPIIDTSQKCKKNTGPILRLLKRRQTSTYFSTKSCDNIYAVNKSSNSLDWHLGKSVNHQGFRASQSNSLDWRIGRTVTSCSNQLESQGATRSAEQLSGSIPSTPGNLQATSSAKHLGQVLLVPKLNRRLILAFVLKDQKTNVRLITQEYTAVGSISDKTLHSLSFSCNGELTPSPDILPNGKEESIQQINFDANKENISNIHHDSSEPEQLTAKKPSYLGLACSISGYSGITRYDSKLREGFRSRDTSPGSRLITRDTSPAGFRSSENLSLPSHPPSKSLSISPLAMERQNGFSNGVREEYKIHTFVESRNTVSTCESFSEVDKGVPLHTTFADISPVHGNLDISPIKKSPGMVRVVAFSQQNKSFMSNVNDSSPKSTSFNVTNTSMTEISMTNGSSVETENHTFNSSFSSEKSFIQQRVERLYGPGALAQGFFFKRSPSKLNTSDCFLNKSLNNNNDVSTDDIKEEESLKSLPVLRHLRPEFRAQLPVVSPRKPTDGSEQVIKSLQRVTSSVQRNEQKSKAVSSTIDLNKCTARNESIATTKPSMISVTNIPDHQPAALEVVLPVLEPSASSHNIAKHIQETEKAAEEKDGHYFIAILKAETERLLSLAASAEAELAGGDPSVLPEEAAGKLRSAAGKARLLATQKMQQFEGLCQKNINQIPGEEFPTTNEDLAGFWDMVMLQVIQVNELFDQIRRLKDSQWKEVIPDSKAITSLPQNGNTTKRRVNVMKQAKSTVNSEANRKAREAREQARRQMIEERRRAMRSQAQNKDHSDADSVKIFVPET from the exons atgatgaactgcactccaaaaatcgagctAGTTCCCAAACTTTCCCCGCCATCATCTACTACACAAAATAATTCTCAGACTTTGGAGAGTGTCCAATTAAGGGCAGCGTATAGTCACGTTAGAGTCGGAACTTACAGTGCTGAACCTCCTCAAATGTGCAAGAACCGTCCACCGATTATTGATACATCACAGAAGTGTAAAAA AAACACTGGTCCAATTTTGCGCCTATTGAAACGGCGTCAAACTTCTACCTACTTCTCAACGAAGTCTTGTGATAATATTTATGCTGTGAATAAAAGTTCTAATTCTCTGGATTGGCATCTTGGAAAATCTGTTAATCACCAAG GGTTCAGAGCTTCTCAAAGTAACAGCTTAGACTGGAGAATCGGAAGAACTGTTACTTCATGTTCGAATCAACTGGAATCTCAAGGCGCGACTCGTAGTGCTGAGCAACTGTCAGGAAGTATTCCTTCAACACCTGGAAATTTGCAAGCAACTTCAAGTGCTAa ACATCTGGGGCAAGTGCTGCTTGTGCCGAAGCTCAACCGGCGTCTTATCCTAGCATTCGTATTGAAGGACCAGAAAACCAATGTACGTCTCATAACTCAGGAGT aTACTGCAGTAGGTTCTATCTCTGATAAAACCTTACACAGTCTGAGCTTCTCTTGTAACGGTGAACTCACTCCGTCTCCTGACATCTTACCAAACGGTAAAGAGGAATCAATACagcaaataaattttgacgCAAACAAAGAAAACATAAGTAATATTCACCATGACAGCTCAGAACCAGAACAgctgacagccaaaaaaccatcTTACTTGGGTCTTGCCTGTAGCATAAGTGGTTATTCTGGTATCACAAGATACGATAGCAAATTACGAGAAGGATTCAGATCTCGAGATACGAGTCCTGGCAGCAGACTCATAACACGGGATACAAGTCCTGCAGGCTTCAG ATCCAGTGAAAACCTGAGCTTACCAAGTCATCCGCCGTCGAAAAGTTTGTCAATTTCTCCACTCGCAATGGAGCGTCAAAATGGTTTCTCCAATGGTGTCAGGGAAGAATATAAGATCCATACGTTCGTTGAGTCTAGAAATACTGTAAGCACCTGTGAAAGCTTTAGTGAAGTTGACAAAGGCGTACCTTTGCACACAACATTCGCTGATATAAGCCCAGTACACGGTAATCTGGACATATCACCCATAAAAAAAAGCCCAGGAATGGTCAGAGTCGTCGCATTTAGtcaacaaaataaaagtttcatgTCAAATGTTAACGATTCTTCACCAAAGTCCACGAGTTTCAATG TTACAAATACTTCAATGACAGAGATAAGCATGACTAATGGTTCATCTGTGGAAACAGAAAATCATACATTCAATTCATCATTTAGTAGTGAAAAGTCTTTCATCCAACAAAGAGTGGAACGATTATATGGACCTGGTGCGCTGGCGCAaggatttttcttcaaacgaaGTCCCAGTAAATTGAATACCAGTGATTGCTTCTTAAATAAGTCGttgaataataacaacgatgtTTCAACCGATGACATCAAGGAGGAAGAATCATTGAAATCTCTTCCAGTTTTAAGACATCTTAGACCAGAATTCCGGGCGCAATTACCAGTTGTTAGCCCTAGGAAGCCGACTGATGGTAGTGAACAAGTAATCAAATCGTTACAAAG AGTAACTTCGTCCGTTCAAAGAAATGAGCAGAAAAGTAAAGCTGTCTCAAGTACGATAGATCTGAATAAATGTACAGCCAGAAATGAATCTATTGCCACCACGAAGCCAAGTATGATCAGCGTAACAAATATCCCTGACCATCAGCCAGCTGCGTTGGAAGTAGTCCTACCTGTTTTGGAGCCGAGCGCAAGTTCACATAATATAGCAAAGCATATTCAAGAGACGGAAAAGGCAGCTGAAGAGAAAGATGGTCATTATTTTATAGCG ATATTAAAAGCAGAAACAGAAAGGTTATTGTCTTTAGCAGCATCTGCAGAAGCTGAACTGGCAGGTGGTGATCCAAGTGTACTTCCTGAGGAGGCAGCTGGAAAGTTGAGATCAGCTGCCGGCAAAGCTAGACTATTAGCGACTCAAAAGATGCAACAATTTGAGGGACTCTGCCAAAAGAATATT aaCCAAATACCTGGGGAAGAATTCCCAACCACCAACGAAGACTTAGCAGGCTTCTGGGATATGGTGATGCTACAAGTTATTCAAGTCAATGAACTTTTCGATCAAATTCGAAGACTGAAAGATTCGCAGTGGAAAGaa gttATTCCAGATTCTAAGGCTATTACATCCTTACCTCAAAATGGGAACACCACGAAACGTCGTGTCAATGTCATGAAACAAGCAAAATCAACTGTAAATAGTGAAGCGAATCGCAAAGCTCGGGAAGCTCGCGAACAAGCCAGACGGCAAATGATAGAAGAAAGAAGACGAGCAATGCGTTCGCAGGCCCAGAATAAGGATCATAGTGATGCGGAttctgtcaaaattttcgttcctGAAACGTAA
- the LOC124409447 gene encoding replication factor C subunit 3 isoform X2 translates to MGIIKELYGSGAEKLRMESMNFETPSRKKLEIMTISSNYHIEVNPSDVGMYDRVVVMDLIKTVAQTHQLDATGQREFKIILLTNVDQLTKDAQHALRRTMEKYMATCRIILCANSTSRVLPAIRSRCLGIRIPAPKINEITTILESICKREGLTIPHELAIRIAEASERNLRRAILMLEACKVQQYPFTANQNIAELDWQVYIQNTAKLIIAEQSPKKLLEVRGRLYDLLTHCIPCDLIFKGLLQELVKNCDLELKTQIATTAAEYEHRMHHGSKAIFHLEAFVARFMAIYKKFMETSLGDFM, encoded by the exons ATGGgaataattaaagaattatACGGCAGTGGTGCTGAGAAACTACGAATGGAAAGCATGAATTTCGAG ACTCCTTctcgaaaaaaacttgaaataatgACTATCAGCAGTAATTATCATATCGAAGTTAATCCGAGTGATGTGGGCATGTATGATAGGGTTGTTGTCATGGACCTCATAAAAACTGTAGCCCAAACACATCAGCTAGATGCAACGGGCCAAAGAGAGTTTAAAA TTATTCTGCTAACGAATGTTGATCAATTAACAAAAGATGCACAACACGCATTACGCCGGacaatggaaaaatatatggCCACTTGCAGAATAATACTGTGCGCCAATTCAACTTCACGTGTCCTACCAGCTATCCGATCACGTTGTTTGGGCATAAGAATACCAGCACCAAAGATCAATGAAATTACAACTATTCTGGAGTCAATCTGTAAACGCGAGGGACTCACTATACCACATGAATTAGCAATCAGAATTGCTGAAGCcagtgaaagaaatttgagAAGAGCTATTTTAATGCTTGAGGCCTGCAAAGTTCAACA ATATCCCTTCACTGCAAACCAAAATATTGCCGAACTTGACTGGCAAGTCTATATTCAGAACACTGCTAAGTTAATAATAGCAGAGCAGTCACCTAAAAAACTGTTAGAAGTTCGCGGTAGACTGTATGATTTACTGACACATTGCATACCTTgtgatttgattttcaaaggGCTGCTGCAAGaattagtaaaaaattgtgatCTTGAGCTTAAAACTCAAATAGCCACTACCGCTGCAGAGTATGAGCACAGAATGCATCATGGATCAAAAGCTATATTCCATTTAGAAGCATTTGTAGCAAGGTTTATGgcaatatacaaaaaattcatggaaacCTCACTCGGAGATTTCATGTAA
- the LOC124409447 gene encoding replication factor C subunit 3 isoform X1, which yields MSLWVDKYRPTSLGKLDYHIEQATRLVNMVQQGDFPHLLVYGPPGAGKRTRIMGIIKELYGSGAEKLRMESMNFETPSRKKLEIMTISSNYHIEVNPSDVGMYDRVVVMDLIKTVAQTHQLDATGQREFKIILLTNVDQLTKDAQHALRRTMEKYMATCRIILCANSTSRVLPAIRSRCLGIRIPAPKINEITTILESICKREGLTIPHELAIRIAEASERNLRRAILMLEACKVQQYPFTANQNIAELDWQVYIQNTAKLIIAEQSPKKLLEVRGRLYDLLTHCIPCDLIFKGLLQELVKNCDLELKTQIATTAAEYEHRMHHGSKAIFHLEAFVARFMAIYKKFMETSLGDFM from the exons ATGAGTTTGTGGGTTGATAAGTATCGTCCCACTAGTTTGGGAAAACTTGATTATCATATTGAACAAGCGACACGTCTTGTGAACATG GTACAACAAGGAGATTTTCCACATTTATTAGTATATGGACCTCCAGGAGCTGGAAAAAGAACACGGATAATGGgaataattaaagaattatACGGCAGTGGTGCTGAGAAACTACGAATGGAAAGCATGAATTTCGAG ACTCCTTctcgaaaaaaacttgaaataatgACTATCAGCAGTAATTATCATATCGAAGTTAATCCGAGTGATGTGGGCATGTATGATAGGGTTGTTGTCATGGACCTCATAAAAACTGTAGCCCAAACACATCAGCTAGATGCAACGGGCCAAAGAGAGTTTAAAA TTATTCTGCTAACGAATGTTGATCAATTAACAAAAGATGCACAACACGCATTACGCCGGacaatggaaaaatatatggCCACTTGCAGAATAATACTGTGCGCCAATTCAACTTCACGTGTCCTACCAGCTATCCGATCACGTTGTTTGGGCATAAGAATACCAGCACCAAAGATCAATGAAATTACAACTATTCTGGAGTCAATCTGTAAACGCGAGGGACTCACTATACCACATGAATTAGCAATCAGAATTGCTGAAGCcagtgaaagaaatttgagAAGAGCTATTTTAATGCTTGAGGCCTGCAAAGTTCAACA ATATCCCTTCACTGCAAACCAAAATATTGCCGAACTTGACTGGCAAGTCTATATTCAGAACACTGCTAAGTTAATAATAGCAGAGCAGTCACCTAAAAAACTGTTAGAAGTTCGCGGTAGACTGTATGATTTACTGACACATTGCATACCTTgtgatttgattttcaaaggGCTGCTGCAAGaattagtaaaaaattgtgatCTTGAGCTTAAAACTCAAATAGCCACTACCGCTGCAGAGTATGAGCACAGAATGCATCATGGATCAAAAGCTATATTCCATTTAGAAGCATTTGTAGCAAGGTTTATGgcaatatacaaaaaattcatggaaacCTCACTCGGAGATTTCATGTAA
- the LOC124409449 gene encoding succinate dehydrogenase cytochrome b560 subunit, mitochondrial-like, producing MALSYTRLLCRRNLGVNGFRGFYTSKNLAVSTSNTALEKVAVHENHDEKNMRLKRPMSPHLTIYQVQITTLLSISHRATGIALSGYAATIGLSTLFMPGGMPCMIEAVHALCLPAVAIALGKTALAFPVAFHFCNGIRHLAWDLGVFLSIKDVYTTGYVMVLAAAALSVVLAIL from the exons ATGGCTCTCAGCTACACAAG GTTACTTTGTAGACGGAACTTGGGTGTCAATGGGTTTCGAGGGTTTTACACCAGCAA GAACCTAGCCGTTTCCACATCAAACACTGCATTAGAAAAAGTAGCAGTTCATGAGAATCACGATGAGAAGAATATGCGTCTCAAAAGACCGATGTCTCCCCACTTGACCATTTATCAAGTGCAAATAACTACTCTGCTTTCAATCTCACACAGAGCTACAGGAATAGCGCTGTCTGGTTACGCAGCAACAATTGGATTGA GTACTCTTTTTATGCCTGGTGGAATGCCATGCATGATTGAAGCTGTGCACGCGTTATGTTTACCAGCAGTTGCGATTGCGCTTGGTAAAACTGCTCTTGCTTTTCCAGTAGCATTCCATTTTTGCAACGGAATTCGTCACTTG gcttGGGACTTGGGAGTGTTTCTCAGTATAAAGGATGTTTATACCACGGGCTATGTGATGGTCCTCGCAGCTGCTGCTCTGTCTGTGGTATTAGCAATCctttaa